The following is a genomic window from Malus sylvestris chromosome 12, drMalSylv7.2, whole genome shotgun sequence.
aaaaagacaataaatatttaaaatttaaattggatgtagaaagaggttacatggtttaaataaaatttctcaatatTAATTTGTTAATGAACTGACTTTCATAATCTAAATATttcttaatatttaaaaaataaaacaattgaaaaataaataataaaaggaaGAAGTGGGAGGAGGGGTGGTTTCTAGCTGCCACCTCCGACCCACGGGTTAGCCTCCATTACACTTGACTCTCCTCCTCCTGGACTTCCATGATGTTTGGATACGGGGCTCATGGATATGGAGGTGTGAAGCTTCCGAGGCATTCAAACCGGGACCAAGATCAACCCCGATAGAAGGAATCGgaattgaagaaaaggaagaatttGTTTTCCATAAAGGTTGATAGCTTTCTATAAAATATCCAATTCATTAGGTGGAATGAAAACAGTATAAGGAGCATCATGTCCAGAACAATCACTAGAAATGAGCGAAGCTTCGATCATCACAATCAATGAACATAACGAAAGATGATCCTCGAAAATCCTTCTTCCCCGAGGACACCATCTCACCGAGTGGAAAAACGAACCACCAGTTCTTTGTTGACAGCTCCGGCAAACCTGCAATGTTATCCAAGAAGAACAAACATTAGCAGCAAGAAAtctgaaacaaaaagaaaccaaCTATAcaataacaatttaatttaaagaATTGCATTGTCATCTCACTGCACCCGATTAAGTTTTCTCCATTGCGAGCCTCTGTCAGATTCTAATTTCTTACGAAACAGCACCCGAGCTCATTGCAGCAAGAGTTTCTTAGGACTTGGCTCACAACTTTTGTTAAGTTAATTGTTGCTCGACGTTGCAATATCTAGCATCTTGCATGTAAAATCATATCAAAGTTTTGCTGATAAACGTTACATGTCTTCAGATTCAGAAACACACTCGGATCATTTCATTTAGATGTGTTTCTCGAACTCCCAATTGATCCTTTTGTCCAACAGCACATGCGCGGCAGCACGACTGCTGTTCTTCATCTCTTGGTTGTAGTATTTCCAGTTCTAGGTAGAAACGGAGAAGTTCTAAAGTACTGAACTAGCATTAACAAGGTGAAAAAAAATGTTCTAACCAACTTCGGTCTGTAATGCCAATCTGCTATCAGAAATCGTTGCAAGAGCAAGATCCCTGCTTAAAGTGGTGAAAGAGGTGCCGATCCCTCACCACAATATATCACGATCAAAAGCTTTTGATATCAACTTAGCTGCCATGTGACAATCATTACACGTTCGCAAATTCTTCATTATTCGTATAGATGATGAGTGGACTGATAGCGATAAGCCCAAAGGCAATTGCGAGTTTCTCACTATGCCTGGAAAGAGCGGTTTCCTTCTCTCCTTTCAATGTCAGAGGAAACCTCATCCGTATCTGCTGCGTAACCTTCCTTCTTCAATCTCTTAGCTATTTCATCTAAAGTAGCGTCAATCTCTTTTATTCGAAGGTGTTTCTTATCTCCTGCTAGAAATTCATGAACTACACCATCTGTTTCAATCATgctcaaggttctaaaaaacgctagacggatttaggtaaatttattgtatatcttgtaaacaaatacatattaacacttacaaaaaattataattgtatgaaatccatggataagataataaaagaatgataaaatgcaaaaagagtatccaacaagtccaaaatttaaaaacacattaagcatatatgtcaTATAACCATAATGAGGAGTATTGTAGGATGACACATgtacaacaagttcacaatttaaaataacataaaatggAAAATATGAGGAAAATAAGGAAATTTAGTAATGTAAGATACTTATCTTTAGCATCCCAAAATTTAAGTTGGTACACAACAcacttattctataaaattaacaaaatttcaAGGTATAATTAGAACTTAGActttaaacaaatttaaaaaaaaaaaaaaaaccacccaACCACCTAGcaccgcctagcccgcctagagcCACCCTGATTTTTCCAGCCGTTTTGCACAAAATCACCTCGGTTCCAaggcgcctagcgcctagggtGTTTTTTAGAACAGTGATCATGCTACAACCCGGGTCTTTACCACCCCATGGTGCATCATTATTCCCCTAACCTCATGAACATCATCCCATTTACCTTTTGAAGCACATATATCGGATAACAATACGTGGAACCCGTCATGGTCAGGCTCAAGCTCAATAAGCTTTCTTCCTATCCTCTCTCGCTCCGATCATGGTCTCTGTGTTTCTTACAGGCCCCTAGTAAGGCACCCCAAGTAGCAACATCCGGTATCATAAGCATACTCTCAATGAGTTCCTCTGCCTCCTTGAGCATACCGCACGTCCCAAAGGATCAACCGTGCATCCGTAATGCTTAACATTTGCGTTCTTTCGTGTCCTTGGACCATAGAATCAATATGTCGACCCCCTCATCTACTGACCCCATGTTTCGACAAGCTCCAAGAACTCCCATAAAGGTTATCTCATCATCTCTGAAAATGTTTCAAGTGGCTTCTCCACCAAGCCATTCATCGCCAACCCAAGAATAAGAGCATTCCAAGAAGAAAGTCCCCTTTCTGCAGTCCCCTCGAAAACTTCCAATACGTTTTCCACGCACCCACATTTCATGTACATGTTTAAGGGTTGTACCCAAAAAGGCATTGATCTTAAGGCCATATTTCCCTATGTAAGAAAGTTTAAATAACCTGCTATGAAATGGTAATACGTGATAGATTTGTAACATCCTAAATTTGGAATATTTGTAGTGTTTCATATCAATAATACAAAGATATatgttaattttgttttcatatgcTCGCATTATTTACACGAGATGCCAATATGTCAGACAAGTTATTATCCCAAGAAAAAATGCTAACAAGATTTTCTTAAAAACGAAAATTCTTTATAAATTCGCTAATACTTCACAATTTATCGTGAATTTTTATGTCAATATATACCAATATATGAGCTGGCAGAAACACTACTTATAGACTCTCGTATCGCAAAATTGGCACGATATAGGAAGCTGAAAGTGAAAAGGCTTGACACTGACCATTTTCCTACTCTTTGAAATTAAGCATCAACCCAGAGGACCCCAGAAGAATGCCTCGGAAACGCAGAGACAAACCCGATCCGAATTTCGACACGCGATCCCCCGGCAAGAAACGGGCGGTTCCTCTGGAAGAAAATGGAGGAGAGGTCAGAAAATCTTTTCAgttctggatttttttttttttcttttgtggagTTATTTTCTAGGCTATGCTGCATGCTGGTATCATCTGTTTGGGTTGAAAGAAAATGGCCCAAATAATgtaatttccttttatttgttGGAAATTTAGTTACAACTCAAATTTCTTGTTTCCTTCTTTCATTGTTCTggagtttttaattttattttttgtatttgtatCTTGAAGTTTGAGTGTATGATTTTTCAGTGTTTTCATTGATCAATTGTAAAAAGTaaaagatgaaaaattgaagcaaaatgtatgtatatatagctAGAAATAAGTGGGATTCGGGTTCTTGAGCTCTAGTTTGATCAAATGTGGTAATGTGTGGGTAAAAGATTGCAAGGGATTTCTTGAATTGTGATCACTGAGTAGCAGTGTAGCACCCAAGCACCATGCACCCGATTTCGAATCTTCCTCCTGTGGATTAAGAATAGACTAGTTTAAAGTATTGCTTTgtcaaaaagaagaagaattgaGGTTTCGATTATTTGCTACATTAAAAACATTTCGTCTTAATAAAACGGCAAGTGGTGTCTAGAGGTTTTAAGATTTGAAGCTTCAGTGCATCAATTTGGATGGTTATGAGTCGAAAGAGTAAATAGAATGATAAAAGTTTCGTTCTTTGGTGGATTTTCGATGCCAATTTTGGTCTGCTAGCCTTTGGCTGTAAAGAGTGTCGATTTTATGGGGGACGTTCTTTTTACTGGTGGCCGTTTTCTATCTCATTTGTGTTTAGTTCACAATTGACGTGttaagatttttgaattgcagAAAGTGCCAATTGTAACTCACGAGAAATTTACCAAGGGAATGCTGGTTGAGGTTTGCAGTGATGAAGATGGTTTCCTTGGTGCTTGGTTTGCTGCAACCATAGTGGAAGCGGTGGGGAATGACAAGTTCCTCATTGAGTACCAGAGCCTGAGGACTGAAGATAATTCAGCATTTCTGAGAGAAGAGATTGATACCCTGCACATACGACCTAATCCGCCGGAAACTGCTTTTGAGCATTTCAGTTTGCTTCAAGAGGTTGATGCTTTGTACAATGATGGCTGGTGGGTGGGTGTGATCTCGAAAGTTCTTAGCGGCTCAAGGTACATAGTCTACTTCAGGAGCACCTATGAAGAAATCGAATTTCAACAATCTGAGTTGAGGCTTCATCAGGACTGGATTGGTGGCAAATGGGTTATGCCTTCTCGGGTATGAATCTATCCCTATCTAGTTTCAGCCAATACTCTTATTGCCGAGAGAAACTTACATTGAGGATGCTACTCTAGCGGCATCTGAAGCCAATCAGCACTTCTACCCGTTTTAACCTTCCTACATGACAATGTGTGATTGCTTGAGATACTGCCTTAGTAGCATCCCCATTCCATGGAAGATCTTCTCCTTATTGTTACCAGAGTTTTAcgttgtttggttgtttaatgGGTTGTCTGCAGAACTGAATCCTGGCCTCAGTGGCCTGGCAACTGAGCTGCACAGACGCTCCAATATACTGCCATGTCAAGTGTCAGGCATGCAGAAGGACACAACTCAAGTAGGATACAGAAAAAAATGTGTCCGACATGCCACGTGGAGTGTCCTAGTTTGTAGAAATATTATGTGTCTTCGTGTTGTGTCGTGTCATATCCTTTTTTTGTGCAACTTAACCGGCCATGCCATGTGCAATGTTTCTTGACATTGAAGTATTAAGCAGAAGTTTTACCACTTCCCAATATGTAGGGGAAATAGTAATATAGATCATAAAACTTGGATATGCTTTAGAATCTAATTAGTTTCTCAAGTTCTTTCCTAACCGTTTTACATGAGATCCACTTTATTGGAGAGTCCATGTGGATCCTCCCTTCTCTTGTGGAGTAGAATTTCCTGCACCTAGAGATGTCACGTTAGCGGTATCACGAGCTAATTGCACTGCCATGTGGTTTGACTCTCACATGACAGTGCGTGATTGGGTTAGGAAACTACCGCCGTGGCATCCCAGGTGTATGTACGTTTCTCACCCTCATGTAAATCAGTAAGAGATTTGGGAAAATGGTTGAATTCTACTTCTGTAGCATCTTCCAAAACACTTTTACCAACCTGAAAATTATAAGAAAGTGAAGGCACACGTCCACAGTTATCACACTACATTTTTAGCTAAACAAACTGTGGTCCAGGTCTCAAAGTTTTGCTCCTATACTACTCAtttttttcaaggaaactgtatTGTTACTGAAaaatagaaggaaatgcatGATATTTAAAAGCTTAACTTCTATAAGCGTGCATGAAAGTTGGTTCAAACTTACCCTATCATTCGATGTTTCAAGCTAAGTGATGCATCACAGCCCTGTTTCCATTATGTAAATCATATTGATCCCCCTTTTTGCTAAACTTGGAGCCCTTTACCTAAATATCAATATTTAAGAGATGCAGCTCCACCTGCCACCCGAAAACTACTCCATCTTTCATGGGTGCGGTTTCAGCGTCGAATGCTGATGATAGTAATGGCTGACTATGAGCACGGTCAAATATATCTATTTGTCGTTGGATCTTTGAGTAATTGTTGGCTGATTGTGTATTCTTGACAGGCTTTAAAGACTAATCACTGATTAGGGGTGAAAACGAAAGATTTCCCGAGACCAGTTGGAGAATCAGCTACTAAATGGTTCCTTGGTGGTTGATTGCATTCCATCTCAAGACCTGGACTTGTTATATATGGTAGTGGAGGTTAGGTTTCCTGTCTTATGCCTTAACATTTGTAATATCTAGTGATCATTTTGCCTCAAAAAAGTTAATCTTAGACCTTCTAATCAAGCAACCTTGAACTTACTCTAATCAATCGACCTTGAACTTGTGAAACCATAGTCGGAactgtaaaatatttttaccgGCTATCGGAATTTGGCAGAATGTATTTTCCGTTTACCGGATCAGTTgttctagctttgttttttgCATATGAGAACGGCTTGGTGTTGCCTCCTTGTTGTTTTTATTACAAGCAGTATTACTACTATAAGTTGCACTAAGAGGAGCGGGGAGAGTTTGAAACTGGGATGCAATAGGTGGAAGAGGAATGACTTATCCGAATGCGTTATCCACCAAGACAATCCACGACTTGTTGCGTCCTTGTCTTTAACTTTTGTGGCAAGTGTAGAGTCGGTTGGAACATTTTTTTGGATGAATCCTGGTATCCCCGCACGTAGGCGATGACTAATCCCTCGAGCCGAGTCGGACCCCATTCGGAGGGCAATGCTGGGTTCTCCATTCATAAGGCTCAAACTCAAGCTCTTGCTTAAGAGGAACAAGCTCATTACCACTTGAACCACCAAGCATTGGCAGTCGGTTGGAACTTTCCTTTATTGTGGTTACATGCATGTCTGCCTACGAATTTATTGAACTGCAATTTGTTACCAGGCATTGAATGGGTAACTGGTTAAAGGTAaagtggttttttattttttattttattttttcgcAAAAGGTAAAGTGGTTAAGTCAACAGAATTAGTCCTCGCAGTCTTTTTGCAAGCAGTCTCTACTTAGGAAAGTTTTCACTTTAGTGGTTGTTAACTTAAACTTTTGATTGAAGGTCGCAAGGTATTTATGCTAACTAATTtgcaaaacaacaacaaaatcttCTCTCACTAAGTAAGGTCAGTTATATGCATCTTAAAACACTATAGCACTCTATTTTGGATAAAGTATCCCGTTAACTCCAAGTTCTCATATCTTTCCTTAAagtctctttccaagtcttcTTAGGTTTTCTTCTACCCTTTTTAACTTGACCTCCGTCTCATATTTGCATCTTTTAACCGGAGCATATGTAGATCTTCAATTCACATGTCCACCCAAcccctttaattaattagcaAAAGACTTAATAAAAGATGTATACTTGTGCTTGATTATAAAGGAGCAGGTTGTTGGGCATGGAATAAATAGAGATAGGCATGGAAAAAAGAGTAATAGTATTCATACATTGTTTTTATATCACATTTGTATACCATcttaggtggcatctgatgtggatgaccacatcatttgaaaaatttgcaaaacccaaggaaatgaaagagcaagactcctcgtatactacaatcataatttaattaactagtttttcttaattattaatttattaaataataaactaaatttaaaaatctgattaattcaaatgatgtggctgtccacatcaaatgtcacccatgaaaatgtggtacaaaaacatgatatgaataacattattcggaaaagaaaaaaaaaagtacggaAATTATTTCTCTACCTTAAAAGTGACTTAGGCCTCGTTTGgaattgaggtgattttaaaaaaagccactgtgaaaaaaagccgagggtcatttttgtgtttggtaaactgaaaaaaaagggcttattttggaagctgctgtgagaataagctgaaaatcaaaggaaaagctgaagctgctatttgctgctttgaaaaaaagccagttttttcaaagcacacagagctacagtgcttctttaatgaaaagacacactatcatcctgcttttttttccaaaagcactttcacaaaaaagtttaccaaacactctactggctttatttcacagccgcttattctcacagcacagccgtttattctcatagcagctttttttcaaagcacagcaataccaaaccagcccttagccATAAAGTTGAAGCAATAGGCGTTTATTTTCAAGATTTCTTTCATAAATACCAataataaaaaggaaagaaatagaACCAATAACTGGAGAGGTCAATTGACAAAAACACCGTTATCTTTGTGCGTGGTGAGGTCAATTGATGAAAGAGAGTGCGTCGCAACTCGCAAGGCGTCGGTTGATCAGTTAATCAAAGCAGTGAGGTCGGTTGACCAAATTCAAAACAGGGCGTCGTGAGATGAGTTGATCAAAAGAGCATGCGTTGTTGTAATCAAAAGAGCATGCGTTGTTGTAAGGTCAGTTGATTAAAACAGTACATCACCTAAATTGcaagtaaaatttaaataaattagaacaatttaaaatatcgtATTAAAACACTAATACTTCATGTGATCAAactaaataaaacaaagaaattgTTCATAGAAAAACactaaattttatttcattactAGTAAAAGGACTTTCATGCAAACAAGAACAACATAACCACAACAAAAAATGCAAGAAACCCTACAAATCCCAAAGACCCAAAAGCCTTCCCATTCAGCTACAAATTCTTGCACCCATAATCTTCCGCCTCATCCCTCAAACCTCCACAACTCCCTTGGCCTCCTCCTtcacctccttcttctccttcccgtCCTTCCCACAAGCACTGTCCTCAACCTCAAAAGCACTTACAGGAAAAGTCCTAAACAAACCAGAAGGGGTCTTGAAGGTGATCTTCCCAGTTGGAGGGTCATCAGTGTAAATGTCACTCAGCTGCACCCAAATCAAAAGCTCCTTGGTCTTCACCCCTGTCAGCTTCTTGATCTTGCCCTTCTCAACAACGGCCGTGACCTCAGGGGCATAACTGACCAACTTCCCAATCTTCTCAAACTTGTGGGTGCAGCTCTTCTTTTGCTTGAGCCACACAAAGCCGGTTTCTCTCACGATCCCGCACTCCTCGATGTCTTTGAGGGGCAGAAGGCCATTGGGGAGGCAGATTTCTGAGAGAAGCTCCTTTGATTTCTGTTGGCAGATTTCATCTCCATGGTAGAGCTCGTCTGCCTTGGACTTGATCTCTGCTGTGATGAGAGAAGACATTTTGGTTTTTTGATCTGcttcttttcaatttctggaggttttttttttttttttgttgggtttttttgggttttctgggAAGTGGAAAATGTGTGGGTGGGGATGTTGAGGAGGGAAGTGATGGGGTTTATGTAGTTGTAGAGTAGATACTTTGCCCTTGAAGGGGgtttaaattaccaaaataccaTTGGACTTTCGCCCCTGTATGTCTTCAATATTTGCAAGATGTGCCATTTTGTTGTTGGGGCAAATTGCAGATCAGTAGTCCACACATTTGTTCTGCGTTCAATTGCTGGTGAATCATACGATAATGACAAGGGCAAACTGAAATGACTGAATTTTTTATGTTAATTATTTACAAATATTTTGGTAAATGTTCATGTATACTATAACGGGGTAATCATGTCAATTAAGTATCAAACTAACAACTATAATTTGTTTACTTACTTCAGATGTGTATGTCACGATTGAGTACCATTTTGATTATTGATGAATCTTGCAATCACAAAATAAGTGGGCCTCACATTAAATCCTATTATCACGTACATGAACAACCAAATATCAAATCACGGAGAAAATGTATATCTCACATCTGAACAATCAGGTATCAGTCCAATTCATAATGTCTTGACATTTCTAGAAAAGAAAGGTGGCTCTCAAAAAAATGTCGACTCCCAGAGACAATTATCACCAAACCAAAAGATGATTGAGTTGAATTAAGACAAACCCAACTTAATTCAATAAACATGGGCAGCCTGTAATTTGGGTGAAAGTTAGGGCCATTGAGGACCTCATGATGCACACGTTTACGGTACGGTTCGGTGGAGCTACGGCGAAATTACTAACAAATCTCCACGTGCGTTGTGGATGGGGAACGATAACCTACACCACCTCACCTATATTCCCCTTAACTCACCGCCCCTCACCCCCACCTCCTTCTACTTCAATTTTGCTGCTACCTCCCAACTAACCAATTCCTCACTTGACATGTAAAGAGCTAGGGATTATTATATACAACAAAAATTGAGGGAAGAAATGTAATAGTTTGCATGCATAGCACATCTCATATATCaattatttttcaatataaaaaattaaaaacataggCATTTAGAAAATGAAGTTACAATCTTAAGGAATTTGAACTTAcgaatttttttcaatattgggatataaattttcttaaattaattttttgttgagCAGGAAATTCAAATTTAGATTCAGAGAGGTAAAACACATTAGCTATAATCAATCTGGTTATGCTCACGTTTGACACTGGACTAAGAATTAGTTGGTGACGATCCAAAAATGAGGCAACTTAGAAAGTGAAGTTTACAGTCTATTCCATGAGGAAAAGGTCTGCAAATTCCACATTTTGtaaaattattacttaaacaaaACTTTGGAGAAACTTGTAAACTTGGTTTACGCAAAATGGTCAATGCCCCATCTCTATACATTTTCTTAGCCTACACGGTTTCTTCCTTTAAGTTAAATCACAGCCTAGGATGTTCCATTGATATGAGTTAAGTTTTCTTAATTTGtaagattttatttttggaagtTTTGGCATACTTTGTAATTTCGAATTTGTTTCGCGTTACATTTTGTTTGAAGCACACATTTTTGCTATTTTGACGGGAGTTAGTTCAAACCTCAAAGCTAATAGTTGTTCGAGAAAAAAACAAACGAACAAACAAATCTTGTTTCTAGCTTGACTATAAGAGAAATGTAAATGATATTGTGTAATATACTACGGAGggtgttattcacacacttatttttacctctcatatccacttgttaattttttgcgATTGATTTTCTTTGGATAGAAAAGTCGGGTCCAAGGAAGTCAATagacaaaaatagaaaatgtacTCTACTGAGTTTTTAAAAGTTTAGAGGAAGATTGGCTACTCCCACTAGTCACTACTACCGCTATAGTATAGCCACAATCTCGAACCGGAAAAAATGCATTTTACTAGTtggttattattttataattcaatCATGTTGGATACATGAACCTGCTGTTGTGAAGTGCATGAGTTAAAAATCACATCAAGAAAATGTTATCATCATTCACGGAAAGTTTGGTAAAGATaacgtttttcattttttttattgtcaaaacatttatactttaaatttaatattttataaatattttataaatattttttagaaATAAGGATAATTTTATCGGATGTCCCCgaagtgagagattttttaatgtccCTATAACAAGGGGTGGAACAACATATGTAATTATACAATTGGagatacatttaaaaaaaaaaaaaaatctccaattTTATAATAACAAGTAGCATACCACTCCGTATTCTaagcacactgaaaaatctctcactcGAAGGGACTAGAAATGAGGACAATGgagaagaaattttttaatatggACTGATTGCGTATAATCATGGTCTCACAACATAAATTAGCCCTCATCGTCTAAATTGCACTAACTTTCCAGTAAATAATAAGAATTACTAGTAAATTTGAGCGTACCAAATTAGCTAGAGTAACAGACGGCATATTCACTTGTACTCAAGTTTTATCCCTTTCCTCTCTACCTATGCCTTGTAAAGGGCGAACCAAAGCCAATAAAGCTTCCCATTTTACAAGAATCATGAGAGAAAAAAGTGTTTATCGTCCACAACCTTACTCTTACTTTAAAATCATTGtttcataatttaaattaaatt
Proteins encoded in this region:
- the LOC126594128 gene encoding uncharacterized protein LOC126594128; its protein translation is MSSLITAEIKSKADELYHGDEICQQKSKELLSEICLPNGLLPLKDIEECGIVRETGFVWLKQKKSCTHKFEKIGKLVSYAPEVTAVVEKGKIKKLTGVKTKELLIWVQLSDIYTDDPPTGKITFKTPSGLFRTFPVSAFEVEDSACGKDGKEKKEVKEEAKGVVEV
- the LOC126594126 gene encoding protein AGENET DOMAIN (AGD)-CONTAINING P1-like, whose translation is MPRKRRDKPDPNFDTRSPGKKRAVPLEENGGEKVPIVTHEKFTKGMLVEVCSDEDGFLGAWFAATIVEAVGNDKFLIEYQSLRTEDNSAFLREEIDTLHIRPNPPETAFEHFSLLQEVDALYNDGWWVGVISKVLSGSRYIVYFRSTYEEIEFQQSELRLHQDWIGGKWVMPSRALKTNH